A genomic region of Oryza glaberrima chromosome 1, OglaRS2, whole genome shotgun sequence contains the following coding sequences:
- the LOC127756361 gene encoding uncharacterized protein LOC127756361, with translation MYPAESNSESKPNSSTETASKAKPSRFLVVVASPIPLIKSQDRINKGKRDSKKKTLPCRSDRQIASKQTFDSSTDRASKQLDLPIYGSPRARTDRARITYLLIDFVRSLRLCASMLELLLVGCSSVVLLLHGANFLLRALFARRGAVARPISFLGFVA, from the exons ATGTATCCCGCCGAAAGCAACAGCGAATCAAAACCCAACAGCAGCACAGAAAcagcaagcaaagcaaagccTTCCCGTTTCCTAGTTGTAGTTGCCTCTCCCATCCCGCTAATCAAATCCCAGGACCGAATTAACAAGGGAAAGAGAGACAGCAAGAAGAAAACCCTCCCGTGCAGATCAGATCGGCAGATTGCTTCGAAGCAAACCTTTGACTCCTCGACCGATCGAGCAAGCAAGCAACTCGACCTACCTATTTACGGATCACCACGCGCTCGGACGGATCGAGCACGGATCACATACCTATTGATCGATTTCGTCCGAAGCCTGCGGCTGTGTGCAAGCATGctggagctgctgctggtggggtGCAGCAGCGTGGTGCTGCTCCTCCACGGCGCCAacttcctcctccgcgcgctcttcgctcgccgcggcgccgtcgcgcgCCCCATCAG CTTCCTCGGGTTCGTCGCGTGA